In the Phycisphaerae bacterium genome, CAAACGGCACGTCGAGCCGGCGATGTGGCTGAAGCCCGCGCAGCGGCCCGCTGCCAACAGATTCTCCAACCCCTTGGGAATCAAGCACCTATACGGCACGCCGTACGGCCGGTCAAGCCACTGGTGCAGATGCCCCTGACCGTGGACATCCAGCGGATGGTCGCAAATCGCAACCATGTCCGCGTGATCCTGCCGGTCGTACCCGGTCATCACGTCGTGCTCGGTCAGCGTGTACTCGCAGACGATCCGCCGCGTTTCGCGAACGCCGATCTGCGGGGCGGTGCCCATAAAACGACAGCGGCGATACCACGGATCGCGGCGGCGGAAGTAGTCGAAGTGCGAGAGCGACCGCCGCCTGGCCTCGGCCAGCAGCGCGCCGCGGTCCTCGTCGATCCAGCGGATGCCCGCCATCGAGCCGCACGTGTTGATCGTCCGGTAGCCGGGCGGGCACTCCAGGACGTGGGCGTCCTTGTCCAGCAGGCCGGGTTCCACGTCGTCGGGCAGGTCGAAGGGGACGTCTTCGCCGGTGTATTGGACGGCGTAGATCAGGTCAAGGGCGTTGAGCCGCCGCTGAGGGGTTTGCGGGGCGTGCGGTTCGTTGAAATCGGATTGGGCGTCCTCGCCCAACCGCCATTGGCAGCCGGCGGCGACGCAGAGATTGCCGTCGGCTGAGGAGTCGATAAATACGCGGGCGGCGATGCGGTGCTGTTGTCCGTCGCGAACCACGACGATGTGCCGGACGCGCGTGCCTGCGACTTGGGCGGCGACGAACGGGGTATCGGTCAGCACCCGCAGGTTGGGGTGTTGACCGAAGAGTTTTTCGACCGCCCAGACGTACAGGTCCACCGGAAACGGCAGCGACCAGCGGACCTCCGGCGGCGCGCCGCGGAGGGTGGATTCGTAGGGCACAAGCGGATTGGGATGGTGCGGCAGCATGGTTTGCCAGATGGTTTTGGCCAGGCCGCTGCCGCCGGCTGAGGGTTCCCAGCCGTTGATCCAGGCATTGACCGCCGTCCCGCCGATCCGCTGGTTCTTCTCGATCAGGATCACACTGGCCCCGGATTCGGCGGCGCGTACGGCGGCGCCGATCCCGGCGCTGCCCGCGCCCACGATGCATACGTCGCAGTCGTACATGAATTATTCCTACAGCGGGCTCACGTCCTGGACGAGCGGCCAGACGATCATCTCCTGGACCACCAGGTGGGCCGGCAGGGCGCAGACGTCGGCCACGATCCGGCCCAGTTCGTCCGGTTTGATGCACTTTTCGGCCACCTCGGGCGAAAAGCCTTCGAGCTTGGCCGCCCGCAGGAATTCGGTATCGCCCCATGAGGGGATCACGCAGGTCGCCCGCGCCCCGTGCGGGCGAAGCTCGACGTACAGCGAGCGGGTCAGTTGCACCAGGCCGGCCTTGGCGGCGGCGTAGACGCCCCACTGCGGCCAGGCCTCGACCGCGCAAACCGATGAGACGTTGACGATCGTGCCGGATTTTTGCTTTCGCATCTGGGCGGCGGCGCGGCGCGAGCCGAAGGCGGCCCCGGTCAGGTTCACGTCGATGCAGGAGCGGATCTGCTCGTCGGTCTGATCGGCGATTTCGGCGATTTGCACACCGGCTCCGGCGTTGTTGACCAGGATGTCCAGCCGCTTCGACTTGTCGAGCACGGCGGCAAAGAGCCGGTCCCAATCGGCTGAGCTGGTCACATCGGCGGCGATGGGTTCGGCTCCCACGTCGGCGGCGACCCGTTTGAGGTCGGCTTGGCTTCGCGCGGCGATCCAGACCCGCGCCCCGCGCATCGCCAGCATCCTGGCGATGCCCGCCCCGTATCCGCGTGACGCCCCGGTGACCACCGCCGTTTTGCCCTTGAGCGATTCGTTCATAGCCCGTCCTCCAGATGGCGTTGCGTTCGATCATACCGGCGCACAGCCCCGGCCGCCATGAACGGCGGACCGAGAAAGCTGGACGATTCCCAGGCCGGCGTGCGGAACCCGCTCGGGCACCATCGTGTTGCAGAGGTATAGGCGATCGAGCGAGTCGCTCCTAATTGGCACTTAATAGTATAAATTAAATTAATGTATTTACCGATGCAGACCCGATTCGTATGGCTTCCATCACTGATGGTGATTTTTTCCTTGACTCAACCTGTCACATATAGTACATGTGACAGGTAATCATGAAGCTGGAACCGCTGGCGAAAACGAGTCTTCTGGATGACACGGTGCATACGCTTCAGCGCAGCATCATCGCGGGCGGCTACGAACCGGGCAGCGTGCTGAGCGGCGAGGGCAAGATGGCCCAGGAGCTGGGGGTGTCGCGTACGGTGGTCCGCGAGGCGATGCGGGTGCTGGAGGCGCGGGGGTTGGTGGAGATCGCCCAGGGCAAGGCGCCGCGGTATCGGGGCGGCAATCCCGAGGCGGTTTCGGCGAGTCTGGAAGTCCTTCTGATGCGGAAGGATCACGGCTTGATGGACCTGCTGGAAGTTCGGCGTCATCTGGAGACCGAGATCGCCGCCCTGGCGGCTGAGCGGGCGACGCCCGAGCAGATTGAGGCGATGCAGCAGGCGATCGACGATCTGCGGTTGGCGAAGGATGATCTGGACGCGATGGTCGAAGCGGACATTCGGTTTCACAACCTGCTGGCCGAGGCGACGGGCAACCTTGTTTTCCGCATCATTCTGGAACCGCTGATGGGCGTGTTGCAGGCGGCGCGTCGTCAGACGCTGACGGTGTCGGGGGCCGCCCATCCCGCGGACCGGCATCAGATCATTCTCGAGGCGATCAAGCGGCGTTCGCCCGATGAGACCCGCGAGAACATGGCCAGGCACCTGGAATTGACGGCGCAGTTCGTCGCCCGGCATTACCGGCCGGCGGATTAGCCGAGACGTCACATCGTTCGTCTTGACCGGGGTATTGCGAGCGGCACCGAGGAACGTGCCTCGAAACAGCCGCTCTGGGCTTTCTGTAAGGAGGAAGAACATGTTCAAAGGCAGCGTGCTTGTCTTGGCAATGGTATTGTTGGGCGCGTTGGGCGCGTCGGCCCACGCCGACGGGGTGATCAGCATGAATATCGTCACCGTGAGTGAGAACTTCCTGAGCCCCGAACTTGTACCAGGCAACAGCTTTACGGCCGGTGTGGTCCCCGCGGCCAAGTGGAACGATTCCACCACCCCCTCGGGCGCCTGGATGGGCATGCACGACGATGCCGGTACTTGGAACGGTGCGGAATTCACCATGTATTACACCACGAATTACACGCCTCAATCACCGTGGCCCGGATATTCCGCAGCCATGGCCAATGAGGCGGACAACAAACTCCTGTCCGGGCACGTCTATAACCAGTCGGGAACCGATACCCTCGCTCAATTCCGTTATATCCCCTACGCGGCGTACGACGTGTACATCTACTACAACAGCGCCGCCGTGACAAACAACTATCAGACCTTCGCGATCGACGGCACGTCGTTCTCGGCGGTCGGATCGGAATTGACGATGGGAGCGGATTCCGCGTTCGTGCTGTCCGACGGGACCAACGACGCCAACTACGTGAAGTTCTCGAACGTGAATCTGGCTGAGTTCACCCTTCGGGCTTCTTCGACGGGCAGTTCGTACAGCTACTTCAACGGCTTCCAGATCGTCGAGGTGCCCGAGCCCATGACGATCGGCCTGCTGGCCTTCGGCGGCCTGCTGCTTCGCCGACGGGTTTAGCCGGGTTACTCTCCGCTGAAAAGGCACGCGTGGAAAGCGGCTGATCCCAAAACGATCGGCCGGCGTTCCACGCGTCTTTTTGTTTTTACCGGTTCAATCCAGTCCCATCGACGCCGGATCGAAAGACCTGGACAATCCGCAGGTCCGGTGATAGAAGATCCTTGGGCGCCGGCCGGTTCGATATATGCCGAAACACCGCTGCGAGGACATGTTGGACGAGGTTTTGGGGGGGACGAGTTTTCGTCTGTACAAGGCGTCGTGGGAGACGATCGAGCGGGAGGAATCGTACACGGTCCAATCGCCGTTCGCCCGGCTGCTGTGGATCAAAGAGGGCGACGGGGCGGTCCACCTATTCAGCCGGACCATCCCCTTGAAGGCCGAGCAGTGCGTTCTCGTGCCGACCGAGACGGCGGCGCGGTTCGAGAAGCCGGCGGGCCTGAGTTTCTACTGGACGTACTTCCGCGCGGACTACGCCGGCTGCGTCGATCTGTGCGAACTGCTGGCGCCGTCGCGTCTGACGGTTCGGATCGCCGACGGCGAGCAGCGGTTCGGCGAGCTGATCCGGTGCTTTAACCGCGACGAGGCGGCGGCGCGTCTGCGGAGCACCGCCGTTCTGATCGATCTGCTGGCGCGTTTTTTCGAGGGCTGCCGGCTCGACGCGGTTCGGGAGAAGATGTCGCGGATGTCCCGGCTGGTCGGGGTGATCCGGTTCATCGACGAGCATCTCGACCGGTCCATCGGGATCGGCGAGCTGGCCGCCCGGCTGCATTTGAGCGAGAAGTACTTTTCGAATCTGTTTTCATCGGTGATGGGCGAGCCGCCGACGGTTTACATCAACCGGCGGCGGATTGTGCGGGCGAAGCGTCATCTGCTGTTCTCGTCGCTGCCGATCGAGGCGATCGCGGGGAAGGTCGGGTTCGCCGATCCATTCTATTTCTCGCGGCTGTTCCGCCGGTACGAGGGGGTTTCGCCCCGGACGTATCGGCGTCAGCAGCTTTCGCGGTCATGAGAGGCCGAACGGCGGGTGAACCTCGCCTGCGGCGAGAACCTCCCGCCCTACCATTGCCCGTCAGAGCGTCACGCGGGTTCCGCTTTTTTGCGATTGGTAGGCGGCGGCGACGACGGCGAGGGCGGCCTGGCCGTCCTCGAAGGCGACGGCGGGTTGACGGTCACGGACCAGGGCGTCGATGAAGTCGTCGAGGCATCGGCCGATGGAGTAGTACCAGAGGGGATTGTCGTTGTCGGTCGGCACGGTCGGGACGGCGACGGCGGAGCGCTCGATCGCCTGGCACCGGACAAAGCCGTCGTCGCAGACGGCTTTCTTGGCGGCTTTGACCAGCGTCAGCGGACTGGCGCCGCTGTCGTCGATGACCAGGGTGCCTTCGGTTCCGTAGATGGTCTTGGGTTCGGTCCAGGGCAGTTCGGTCATGGCGTACGAGGCGGCCAGCGTGCCGACCGCGCCGTTTTCAAACTCGATGGTGACGAACGCGCTGTCCTCCTCCTTGTGGGCGGGCTTGACCATGAAGCGTTTGGTGACGGCGGAGACGCCAGCCGCCTCGCCGAGCAGGAACCTCATCAGGTCGATGTGGTGGATGCCCGAGTCGATCAGCACGCCGCCGCCGGACTTTTCGCGGTCGCCCTTCCAGTGGTCCGGATCGTTCATGCGGTCGATTTCATTGCCGAGGATGAAGCTGGTCATGAACATGGGGCGGCCGATCGCCCCCTGGTCGATAAGCCGTTTCGCCTGTTCGTGCATGGGCATGAATCGCTGATTGAGCACGCCGAAGAGCCGCCGTTTGGCGGAGTGGGCGGCGGCGATCATCCGCTGAGTCCCTTCGACCGAGAGGGCCGGCGGTTTTTCGCAGATCACGTGCTTGCCCGCCCGCAGCGCCTCGATCGAGACGCCCTCGTGCAGGTGCGAGGGGAGGCAGACGTCGATCAGGTCGATGGCCGGATCGTCGATCAGTTGTCGGTAGTCGCTGAGGCCGGAGAGGCCGTAGCGCCCGCAGAGGCGCTGGCGGGCGGCGTCGCTGATCTCGGCGACGACCACCTTCGCGACGTTGGGGTTCTTCGTGTGGGCGTGGACGTGCGGGTAGCTGATGGAACCCGCCCCGACGAGGCCGATCGTGAGCGCCATGGGTCGTTTCCTTGTTTAGAGCATGCCTTTGATCATGCGGTTGTAGTGCCAGGTCACGTAGTCGACGATCTCGTAGCCCGAGCCGATGTGTTCGATCGACAGATACCCGTCGTAGCCGGCCCGCCGGAGTTCGTCGATGATCCGCGGCAGGTCCAGCTCGCCCATGCCGGGGGCTTTGAAGTTGGTCCACTTCGGTTCGAGCGTCCGCTGATACTGTTGCCAGTCGAACGAACCGGGTCCAAAGCCATCGTGGACGTGGACGTGTTTGATCCGCCGGCCGTGTCGGCGGATGAAGGTCAGGTGATCGTCGGGTTTGCCGGCAAGGTACAGGTGGATCGGGTCGTAGTTGATGTACAGGTCGTCGCGTCCGACCGTCTCGAACATCTTCTCGCACGAGGCCAGCCCGTGCACCAGGTGATTGACCACCGGCTCCATGCCGAACTCGACGCCGCGTTTAGCGGCGTGGTCGAGGACTTCCAGGCACGTCTCGCGGAGAAGCTCCCACGCCTTGGGCTCGTCGCGGACGATCGGATTGGCGGCGTCCGGGTCGCCGCTGAAGCCGTGGACGAACGGCACGCCGATCATCGCCGCCTGGTCGATGCACTTTTTGTACTCAGCCAGGTATTCGGCGCGAAGGGCCGGATCGGTGGCGATCATCGGGAAGTGGGCTGAGACGGCCGAGATCGCCAGACCATGGCGGGCCGCCAGTTCGCCGGTTTTGCGGACCTGCTCGTCCGGGATGCTCAGGCCCGCGTGCCGGTTGGCCGGACCGTAGTTTCGCTCGGCGAACAGCTCGATCGCGTCGGCCCCGGTCGCGGCGACGGCTGGGATCAGTTCCTCGATCGGCCGGATTTCGCCCTTTCGCCCGTAGATACTGGTGATCAGCGACGTCTTCATCATCTTCTCCTTGATGGAACCGGCGAAGATCGTAAAGCGCGCCGCCAGCCTTTTCCAGTTGATAATGGTGCAACGGCGGACGGCCCGCCCGCGCCGGCAGCGCCCACCGCGCCGAACCCCGCCCAACCCGCTGCGCGAAGGGTTGTTTGACAAGAGGGGGACACCGCAAACGCGAGAGGGTTACGGAGGCATCTTCAATTTCCGTCGATATCCGGAGGATAGTCCTCGCGATCAACGCGTTGTCGGGCGTCCGTATCGATGTAGCCGAGATTCCGCAGGTGCCACAACACGGAGTGCCAGCCGCACTGGAGCCGCTGAGCCACTTCGAGTACGCCGGCCTTCGAGTTGATGGGTTCGGTCGCGTGAGAAACGGCCTTTTCCACAAGCCTTTCCGGCATCAACACCATCGCCGCGAAGGCGTTGGCCCGGCTCTCGAGGTCCTCGGGCGCCCACGAACCGCTGGACAGGGCAAGCCGGCGGCCACGAGAACGATCGTAGAGGATGTGGCACAGCTCGTGGGCCAATCCGAATCGTTTGCCTGGTCCGTGCCGGTTATAGGCGTGCGTCGTGTTGACGAGGATCCCCGGCTGGTGATCGGGCGACGCCACCGCCAGACCGCGAACCGAATCCGTAATCAACATCCTTTCCTGCGCGTCGATGCCAAGGTCCCTGATGATCCCGGCAATGTCGAGCGGGGCTGACTCCTGATCCGCGCCGAGGGCCTGGAGAAAATCCTTTGCCAACTCGTAGCCCTGCTGCCATGGGCGAATCTGGTAGGACGGCGGCGGAGGCGTACGTTCCAGAGGACACAAGCGATCGGATTCACGGCCCATTCGCGACAGATCAACCACGTATTGGGCCAACGTCACCGCATCCGATTCCTGAATGTCCGGCGCCGCCGAGGCGAGCATGAGGGCGGCGTCTCCCGAGTCGCTGATCACAAGGTGGTCGGGACCGGTCTTGGCGGCGAGAAGGGCGTCCGCAGCGCCGTTGAAGCGTTCGATCATCCGCTGCTTGATGGCGCGCCACCGGGTCTGCATCGTCTGCTCATCGGCGCCGAGCGCCGCCAGCCACATGAGCCGACGATCCGTCTCCGTCGTCGAAAGGCAGGTGACCCGTCGCCTGAGTTCGCGGAGCGTCGAGGACTCAGGCAGCCGCTCAAGCAGATGGTCGATCGCGCTGGACAAGACGTCGAAAAGCACCCCGGCCACCGTTTCGGGGGCAACCGTCGCACGGCCCCGATCGCAGGTGAAGCGGTAGTGTTCGGGCATGCCCGCCAAAGGGGTCGGCCCCCAGGATACCTCGATGTCATCCCGAAGGCGTCGGAAGACCACGTCGGGGAACAAGCCTCCGTCACGGGCGGCACGCAGAGCGTGTCGCCGCCACCAGCTCGACCATGCCTGTTCCCAGGCGCTGAGCCTGCCGGTGTCCTTTTCGACGAAGTAGGGGGGGAAAGCCGTTCTCTGTATGGAAGACCAGGCGTCGCTTTCGACGTTGCGGACGGGCAGCCTCTCTTCGTGCAACAGGGCGTCCCAGTTCTCGATCAGCCACTCGAAGAGCGGCAGGAGATGCCAGGAGACGCTGGGCAGGATGCCGCCTTCTTCCAGATGCGAGCAGAGGTTCACCCCGTTGACCCAGATTTCGAAAGCCCCCCAACTGGCGCGCATCTCGGGGGAGACGAAACCGTTGGCGTCGGGATCGTCCCGAAACTCCACTCGCAGAGCGAACGTGTTGTCGCCCTTGATCTTTCCCCAGCGATCCGCCATTCGAACGTCCTAGTTCCAGAACCTTTTGATATCGCGTCGGTTAACGACGCCTTGGTGTTCCCATTTCTCCCGAACGGTTTGAGGGACTTCGACCCATCCCACCGGATAGCCGTGCCAAACGTCCGTTCCATGCCGTTGCGCACAAAAGGCGCGGCCCTGGTGATAGGCATACCGTTTGTCGCCTGCCACCTCGCTTCGCTCCAACAATTCCCGGGCCAACCTTGGCGTGACGTCTTCCGGACATCGGGACCCCTTTCGGCCAGGCTGCCAGGGATCCTTATGCTTTGGGTTGCCCTCATATCTCACGAAGCCGGCCCCATAAGAATGACTGCCCCATTATCATTATTATATAGTTCTGTGTTTGTATCTTCAAGGTGATCTAATTTAGCCGCGTCCCTTGGCGTACCAGTCGGGATCTTCGGCCAGCTTTTTCTGGGCCTCTTCGATCATCATGGCAAACGCCGGATGGTCGCTGGGCCAGGCGCGTTCGTGGAAGTCGGTTCCGTCCATCTTCTTGATTTCGGGCATGGCTTCGCGGAAGTAGCTGCCGTAGATGTGCAGGGAGTCGACGATGTCGACGTAGCGGCCGACGTTGACGGGCCGGCCGATCTTCTGGCTGATGCGCTGGGCCACCTGCCGCTGCAGGTCGGTCAGGGCGTAGGCGTTCATGTACCAGGCCTTGTAGAGGTCGCGGCTTCGCCAGTGCGAGTTCATGTTCAGGACGGCGGCGCCGGCTTCGTCGTCGATGATGCGGAACCAGAGCCGCTGAAGGCAGGGCGGGTCGTAGGTCTGCGGGTCGGCGGTCGGCATCCAGGTGATGGCCTGAGCCCGACGGGTGTGGAAGGTCTGGGAGAGTTTTTCGACGACGTAGGCGATCTGGTCCACCGCGGCGAACGGCTTGGGGCCGTCGGCCCGGCTCAGGTCATTGGTCGGGCTGTAGGCGAACAGCCGCTCGTGATATGTATAGGTCCACTTGTCCTCGGCTGGGTTGATCCAGTGGTCGTGGATCCCGTCGCAGACCTCCTGGCGATAGGCCTCCAGCTCCTCCGGTCCGCCGGGAAAATTCTTGTGGATTCGCGGCTCGTTGAACGGGTTGGCGACGGTGATCATGACGGTGGCGTCGCGGCTGAGCGGATCGCCGGGCTTGTCGTACTCGGTCCGCACCTCGACGCCGTGCTTCCAGACCGCCAGCACTGCCTTCTCCCACGCCTCGGGCAGGCAGTGGGCCGTCACCGTCAGGGTCGGTATGTTCCCGTCGCGCGCCATATACGTTAGTCCTTTCTGGAAAGCCACTTGCGGAAAGACCGGTCGAGCGGGCCGCTTGCCCCGGCCTGGAGCATACTTTACGCCGCCCGGCTCGTCAGTGCAAGTCCAAACCGTCGTTTGGGCCTGAGGGGGGCGGAATTCGGCCGCTTTCTTGACTTGAACTTATAACCGTACAACAATTCCTTTGACGTGCGTCAATTAAGTGGTTATTATAAAATTTGTAGTCATCATAACCATCAGCCGTTCGAGAGGAGTTTGCGTTGTCGCCCGATACCTCCGCAAGTCAGACGAGCACGGACGCCGGCGACGATCTGAGGCGGCTCGCTGAGCGGATCTTCCAGCTCAACCTGATGTTCTGGGCCCTTCGCCACAAGAACCGCACCGATGATCCCAACGACCTGACCGAACCCGAGTTCGCCACGCTGGATACGCTGGTCGGTCACGGCGTGTGCACGGTCGGGACGCTGCAGAAGGCCCTTAACGTTCAGCCGGCCCAGATGTCGCGGATCATCCGATCGCTGGAGGCCAAAGCGGGCAAGAAGATGGTTGAATGCCAGTTGAACCCCAAGGATAAGCGGCGGATCGACGTGACCGTCACCGCCCAGGGCCGCAAGGCCTATCAGGACTACCGCGAGCTTCGCCTCGACGCGAACATGGAACTGCTGGCCAGTCTGTCCAAGACGGAACAGCGGGAGCTGATCAAGTTGCTGGACCGGTTTGGGGCGTTGATGTCCGAACGGCTGGGCGGCGAGAAGTAGCCCTTCTTCCGGAGAGGTTTGTCCACCACCGGTGGCGAGAAGGGGGCGTTCGCGTTTCCCCGATTACTTGGCGGCTTTGTCGCCACCCTGCGGGGTGACGGTGGTGGAGACGTTGGAGGGCGGTTCCTGCGGTTTAGCCTTTTCGCCCTTGGGCCACCACCAGAACAGGTCCAGGCGCTGCTGGTCGCTGCGGATCACGCGGCTTTGCATCCTGTTTTCCCGCTGGGGTTTATAGCCGTAGGCGGTCGGGTTCGAGCCGTCGAAGAAGTAGCGGGGCGGACCGGTGTCCCGGCTCTCGGCGCATCCGCTCAGGCCGGCCAGCAACACCAGGAGCACCGCCCCAAGCCAAATCCTTCCACTCGTCATTCCGCGGGTTCTTTCCACAAATACAGATTCTAGCAGGATTTCGCTCCGGTTCAACCGCCTTCTCCGGGCCGCCCCGGCCGCTGGGCGGCTGGAGACCCGTGGCGAATTGGGTCTTTCATCCCGGAGCAACACCCTCTATAATGCCCGGTGGTGGGGTTTTCCGTGAACGGGCAACCGCATACCTCTTTGCCGGGATGATTCCCGGGGACCGGGCCTTGCGGCCGCTTTGTCTTTGGTGGGGTTCAGGACAAAGGAGGATCACATGGGAGCGGGTTCCGCTGCGGACGGCAACGGGGACGTGGGCCGACCGGGACTGCCTCAGAAGACCACGAGCATCTGTCCCGAATGCCTGGAGGTCCTTCCGGCCGAGCTGTACGAACGCGAGGGGAAGGTCTGGATGGCCAAGCGCTGTCCGAGGCATGGGGAGTTCGTGGAACTGATCAGTTCCGACGCGGCGTTCTTCGAGAAGATGGACCGCTGGGACTGGGAATACCCAGCGGAGTTGGAGCATCAGGACGTCGCGTCGAAGAACGGCTGTCCCAACGACTGCGGGTTGTGCCCGTCGCACCGCAGCCGGGCGATGATGATCAACATCGACCTGACCAACCGCTGCAACCTCGACTGCCCGGTGTGCTTCGCCAACGCGAATCGGTCGGGCCGCGTCTACGAGGTGACGGTCGAGCAGATTCGCCGGATGCTCGACGCCAGCGTGGCCGCCTATGGCGACGCGCCGCCGTGCGTCCAGTACAGCGGCGGGGAGCCGACGGTGCATCCGGATTTTCTGGAGGTTCTGCGGATCTCCAAGGAGGCGGGGTTTGCCCAGATCCAGGCGGCCACCAACGGCTTGAAGTTTGCCCGCGATCCGGGTTTCGCCCGCGCCGCTTCGGAGGCTGGGCTCAACGTGGCTTACTTGCAGTTCGACGGGGTCAGCGACGAGGTGTACCGGCGGACCCGCGGCCGTCCGCTGTGGGAGCTCAAGCAGCGGGCGGTCGAGAACATCGCCGGCGCGGGCATGCAGATCTGCCTGGTGCCGACCGTCGCCCGCGGAGTCAACGACCACCAGATCGGCGCTATCTACCGATTCGCGCTCGAGCACATCGACGCGGTGGCTGCGATCAGTTGGCAGCCGGTGGTCTTCACCGGGCGGATTGACTTCCAGCAGCGCCTGGCCATGCGTTTCACCAACGCCGACCTGGCCCGGTGTCTGGAGGAGCAGACCGGCGGCGAGGTCGCGATGGACCGCGACTGGTACACGCTGTCGTTCGTCGAGCCGTTCTCGAAGCTGGTCGAGGCGATCACCGGCGAGCGCCAGGCGGCTGTCTCGTGCCATCGGCACTGCGGGCTGGGCACCTATGTGGTGGTTGGCCGGGACGGGCGGCGCGGGTATCCGATCCCGAAGTTCATCGACGTCGAGGCTTTGATGGGCCGGATGCACGAACTGGCGGCAAAGCTCGGGCAGCGCCGATGGTTCAAGAAGCTCACGCTGATGCGAGCGCTCAACGACCTGCCCGCGATGTTCCGGCCGGACCAGGCACCCGACGGCTGGGACACCAGGGTGCTGTTGGATTTCATGAACGCGTTCGTCGACTTCCGCCGGCGCTATCCGGACAACACGGCGCGGATCGAGGACGTCAAACAAACCGGATGGCGATACCTCTTGATGGTGGCGATGCACTTCCAGGACGTCTACAATTACCAACTGCCACGGGTGCAGCGGTGCGTGATCCACTACGCCGCGCCCGACGGGCGGTTTTATCCGTTCTGCACGTACAACTGCGGACCGAATTTCCGCGAGCGGGTGGAGCGGGCGTGTTCGCGGCCGATTGGCGCATCGATTCCGGCGACCGCCGGTGCGCCGGCCGCTTCGGAAATTTCAGCCGGTCGCCGATGACCGGTGGTATGAACGCATCGAACGACAACCGGGGCGATCCGTGGGCCAGGGCCCGGGCCCAGATGGTGGCGTGGCAGATCGAGGCCCGCAACGTCCGCGATCCGCGGGTGCTTCGCGCGATGGGCGAGTTGCCGCGCGAGCGGTTCGTCCCGGCGGGCCAGCGCGATCAGGCCTACGAGGACCGCGCCCTGCCCATCGGCTGCGATCAGACGATCTCCCAGCCGTACATGGTCGCGTTGATGACCGAGAAGCTCTCGGTCGGGCCGGACGACCGCGTGCTGGAGATCGGGACCGGCTCGGGCTATCAACTGGCCCTTCTGGCCATGCTGGCCGGCCGGGTCTACACGGTCGAGTGCCAGGCGGAACTGGCGGCTGAGGCGCGGAGCGTGCTGGAGGAATTGGGCTTGGTCAACGTGGAGTATCGCGTGGACGACGGAAGCCTCGGCTGGCCCGAGCACGCCCCGTACGATCGGATCATGGTGACCGCCGGGGCGCCGGAGGTTCCCGAGGCCCTGGTCGAGCAACTGACCGACGGCGGGATCATGGTCATTCCCGTCGGACCCGAGGACAGCCAGACCCTGCTGCAGATCCGAAAGGATGGGCAAGCGATCCGGCGTCAGCCGGTGATCGCGTGCCGCTTCGTCAAACTCCGCGGCAATCAGGGCTGGCCTGAAAGCTAGTGCCGTTTCCATAAACTCACTATCGTTTTTCCCGAGCGTGCTGATTTCGATACGTGACGTAGCGTTGCAGGGCTCGGCGAAGTTCGTCGTGGCCATGGTAGTCGGTGTTTTCGAGCACAAAGCGTTTGATCGGCGTGAAGTGACATTCGATGGGATTCAGCCATGAGGCGTTGGTGGGCGTCCAGATCAGATGGATGTTGTTCCGGCGGCACCAGCGGCGGA is a window encoding:
- a CDS encoding FAD-dependent oxidoreductase yields the protein MYDCDVCIVGAGSAGIGAAVRAAESGASVILIEKNQRIGGTAVNAWINGWEPSAGGSGLAKTIWQTMLPHHPNPLVPYESTLRGAPPEVRWSLPFPVDLYVWAVEKLFGQHPNLRVLTDTPFVAAQVAGTRVRHIVVVRDGQQHRIAARVFIDSSADGNLCVAAGCQWRLGEDAQSDFNEPHAPQTPQRRLNALDLIYAVQYTGEDVPFDLPDDVEPGLLDKDAHVLECPPGYRTINTCGSMAGIRWIDEDRGALLAEARRRSLSHFDYFRRRDPWYRRCRFMGTAPQIGVRETRRIVCEYTLTEHDVMTGYDRQDHADMVAICDHPLDVHGQGHLHQWLDRPYGVPYRCLIPKGLENLLAAGRCAGFSHIAGSTCRLSRTMMALGEAAGLAANLMVSRNLGALEVPFSELLAKLIIDDRPDFVPLPRL
- a CDS encoding SDR family oxidoreductase, which translates into the protein MNESLKGKTAVVTGASRGYGAGIARMLAMRGARVWIAARSQADLKRVAADVGAEPIAADVTSSADWDRLFAAVLDKSKRLDILVNNAGAGVQIAEIADQTDEQIRSCIDVNLTGAAFGSRRAAAQMRKQKSGTIVNVSSVCAVEAWPQWGVYAAAKAGLVQLTRSLYVELRPHGARATCVIPSWGDTEFLRAAKLEGFSPEVAEKCIKPDELGRIVADVCALPAHLVVQEMIVWPLVQDVSPL
- a CDS encoding FadR family transcriptional regulator, whose amino-acid sequence is MKLEPLAKTSLLDDTVHTLQRSIIAGGYEPGSVLSGEGKMAQELGVSRTVVREAMRVLEARGLVEIAQGKAPRYRGGNPEAVSASLEVLLMRKDHGLMDLLEVRRHLETEIAALAAERATPEQIEAMQQAIDDLRLAKDDLDAMVEADIRFHNLLAEATGNLVFRIILEPLMGVLQAARRQTLTVSGAAHPADRHQIILEAIKRRSPDETRENMARHLELTAQFVARHYRPAD
- a CDS encoding PEP-CTERM sorting domain-containing protein (PEP-CTERM proteins occur, often in large numbers, in the proteomes of bacteria that also encode an exosortase, a predicted intramembrane cysteine proteinase. The presence of a PEP-CTERM domain at a protein's C-terminus predicts cleavage within the sorting domain, followed by covalent anchoring to some some component of the (usually Gram-negative) cell surface. Many PEP-CTERM proteins exhibit an unusual sequence composition that includes large numbers of potential glycosylation sites. Expression of one such protein has been shown restore the ability of a bacterium to form floc, a type of biofilm.); translation: MFKGSVLVLAMVLLGALGASAHADGVISMNIVTVSENFLSPELVPGNSFTAGVVPAAKWNDSTTPSGAWMGMHDDAGTWNGAEFTMYYTTNYTPQSPWPGYSAAMANEADNKLLSGHVYNQSGTDTLAQFRYIPYAAYDVYIYYNSAAVTNNYQTFAIDGTSFSAVGSELTMGADSAFVLSDGTNDANYVKFSNVNLAEFTLRASSTGSSYSYFNGFQIVEVPEPMTIGLLAFGGLLLRRRV
- a CDS encoding helix-turn-helix transcriptional regulator — protein: MPKHRCEDMLDEVLGGTSFRLYKASWETIEREESYTVQSPFARLLWIKEGDGAVHLFSRTIPLKAEQCVLVPTETAARFEKPAGLSFYWTYFRADYAGCVDLCELLAPSRLTVRIADGEQRFGELIRCFNRDEAAARLRSTAVLIDLLARFFEGCRLDAVREKMSRMSRLVGVIRFIDEHLDRSIGIGELAARLHLSEKYFSNLFSSVMGEPPTVYINRRRIVRAKRHLLFSSLPIEAIAGKVGFADPFYFSRLFRRYEGVSPRTYRRQQLSRS